Within Vespula vulgaris chromosome 23, iyVesVulg1.1, whole genome shotgun sequence, the genomic segment attgatcattTTGGATGTTTACCTTTGCTTGTCTTTTCTGTGTGCTCAAACGTTATTGGTGCTGTTACTGAACGGAATCTATGCTTATCGCGATAATTTCGAGATCATGATACAGTCAATATGTATAGTAATAGCTATTATACAAATGAGCATCAAAATGATGGCATGTAGAATGCAACGTTCGAGTTTGCAggtctaataaaattaaaacttcAATTTGGTCTGCTATCTCCAATTACAACGTCGtctacaaaattatttccatCGTTTCAGTCGATAATAACGGAAATGGAAAGTATTGTTAAACTAGCCGCACCACACGAAAAAGCTGTACTACAAAAATATGTAAACAGATCTGCTCTACTACACATATTCCTCACTTTtggattttatttatctagcACGAATATCGTGTTGGGGCCAATATTTCTATCGCAATCGTTACCAACTTTCGCTGTTTATCCTTTCGATACGGCATCACATCCCGTTTacgaaattgtttatttaacaCAAGCAATTACTGGTATACAAGCTTCTACAGGTGCAACGATTGATTGCCAAGTCGCACTTTTACTATGGTTCGCTGGTGCAAGATTTGAAATGTTGGAAATTGAAATAGCCAATAGCGTGGACGAGTATGATCTTAATCGATGTATAGAGAAACATCGTCAGATACTgaggtaatatttttctcattagaataagaaaacaaaatttattcaacAAAAACATGAACATGCGttgttcttatttctttttagttatGCAGAAAAAGTAGTAAAAACTGTACGTTTTGTGATCCTTGCCACTGTTGGTATTACAaccatattaataatattcagtgaaataaattatatttacagttTACTTTAGTATCTTAATAACTCAAGATcggacaaaatattttaatacttttattataagaatttatCGTATGAATTAttctaacattttttctcaattttaacatttaaatgTTGAAATTATCTCGGAAATAGAATTACGTTCTTTAAGCATAttggataatttattttgactTTCGAACAGTTTCATCTTTTAATTCTCACggtattaaaaaagagaagggctCTTAAAATGAAATCCTatcattttattgtattaattattctaccTTCTTGCAATTGCAATAGCTTCATCTTTGAATTATcgcaaaaacgaaaaagattcaaagaaaaagaaaaggaaaaaaaaaaaaaaagatttatgaatCGAATTTCACAAAATTATTCACGTACTTACATTCGATTCGAGGCTCGCTTGAGAACACATTTCTTTAGAAAACAAGACCCCTTCGATTGAACGTCTGCTTtcgatgaaaggaaaaaaagaagttaactGGTTTATCGTGTACGCTAACGTAGAAGAATTCACAATTCATTCCTTAATAGTGCGAAGAAAAAGGgctaaggaaaaagaaaaaagaaatgaaagaaaaaaggatgggAATATCGACTATCGATGCGAAGTAATGAACGATAATTACGaagctaaagaaaaataaaagaaagaaagaaagaaagaaagaaagaaagatagacacaAGAAAACCCTTCATAACTTATTCATTCTCTTATGAAAAGATAAGGGGAGAATACAGAAAATAGTATCTTCGTGTGTACACGGTGGAATACGTAACCATAAGATATTAAGTAACCAAAAGATATTATTCTACGTCTACCTGTTATTATAATGCGAACAATAGATTTGTAATTGTAGgttaaaaggataaaaaatatcagaaagagagagagagagagagagagagagagagagagagagatctgcAAATGCATTTTGCACTTGACTATTCTtcgataagtataatataccTATTCGAAATTcgacgaaaggaaaataaacttCACTAACACGTAGGAACGTTGGCTTTGAACATATATTACGAAGTAATTGATAGTAAATTGCCAGGTGATGAAAACACCAATATTGTCTGCATAACTtctctaataatttatttatccgcTCTTGTGATCCACGGACACGAACGTATATCATGAAAAAAACTTTCTTGTAACAACTCATCGGAAGTCTCTAGATTGTCATAATCGAATATCGAGGCAGTAGTTACAAATGTATTTCTTTCGTACGATCCTTTTCTTCTAATCCTATCCAAAGAATTTATTGTTGTATTTCTGTTAATAATGGTATTTAACATAACGCCGGAAACTGCTttgaaatttacaaaaatgagTGTCGTCATAATGGGCTGTTGGCCGCCCCCTTTAAACGCAACAAAAAAACAACTACTCTTGCGCGACATTTATTGGTGGATGTCGTTCGTAATCGCTACGTTCTTACTTTTAGCATTAATTAATGGGATTTACGAGCATCGTCGGAATACTTTAATCACGATACAAACTACGTGCATTCTCGCGGGTGTTTGTCAAATGTGTATAAAGATGGTGATATTGAGAAAGCAACGTTGGAAATTTCAAGTAAATCagtgttcttttctttttctttttttctttttttgcttcttatcattttctctcttttcctcttcgatAACTTCGCTTCAACGTtcgaatatttacaattagttCGATGTTGAGTttccatatctttttttacgtgtgttctttttcttgatcACAGTCGATAATCCTGGAAATGGAAAATTTCGTGAAACGAGCTAACCCGTTGGAAAAAAccatattacaaaattacgtGAACAGGTGTGCGGTTTTTCATTTAACTACTACCATTGGCTTTTACGTGATTTGTTCAGGTCTTATTTTAGGACCGGCGATATTATCTCAACCATTTCCAACATTCGCAAAGTATCCTTTTCAAGTGGATTCGCATCCTATATACGATATAGTTTACTTTCAGCAAGCATTCGTTGGAATGTTAGCAACCGTCGGTGGTACCATTGACTGTCAAGCTGCAGTTTTACTGTGGTTCGCTTCTGCgagatttgaaattttgtgCATAGAATTAACgagatttatcgatttattcgatttaaacTGTTGTATACGTAAACATTTGCATTTGCTCAGGTAATTAATAGTTTACTGTTATACGAttcatttcccttttttttttttttctttcttttttctctttacggAACTAACAACTTACTCTAATcgtatattatcttttatttttagatatgcGGAAGACGTTGTTATATCCGtgcgttatattatttttataactacTTGTATTTCGACTTTGATCATGATATTCGGTGGATTACAACTTATTTTTGTTGGTCATCTAaaatttatctctattttatattaccattgactttctctttcgttttaatttgaattatactttaaacaaaaattttttttcgacaacAGGCAAAATCAACAATCGTGAAAATTCAATTCGTTATTCTCGTTATTGGTTCAGcgattcaattatttttatgttctcGTCCAGCTGAAAATTTGTCAGGAATGGTAAATGCTATCCAAAGggataatcaaatatatatatatatataaaaaattattccattatgatattaattatcgtatGTTTCGTAAAGAGCACAGCTATTGGATTATCGGTTTATAATTCTAATTGGATTGGACAATCTACAGaagtattgaaaaatatatgcattttGATTCAAAGATCTCAAAAACCTGTAATTGTTAGCATCAGTGGAGTTTTACCAGCgttatctctaaaatattatGCTTCGGCAagtatatcaaaataataaaagataatacaaatattataataaataaatatatgtatatatatatattttttttattctgtttacAGTTTCTATCCTCGTCATTCTCGTACTTTACAACGTTACGTGCTGCAGtcatttaaacaataaatcaaatatcgaTCAAATAACGGTAGATCGTTTAGATTGATTGTTATTAATACaaagatttaatttaaaaaatcttatagtcattattgcaaataaaaaatcgaattaaaattgtaaatcgTAAGAAtgtattatgttttatataaatacacgtacatatacttatattattatatatttgcgtTATATCAAGCACGTAAAGTATATCATTTTGTGTTGtacgataattatatattactataattatgTACCATGTGTTCTACgggaataaataataacttaaGAGCACAAAAATgcctatatatatagtgtgtatATACCTCTTCTAGAGATATTTCAAGGTTATATTCTGAGTTTACGAAGATGGATATACATTGTTATTATTCCTAAAgcatacacgtgtatatatctccgtttatgttttgtttttcaaacTAAACAAATACAATCAATTAATTCTATCTATTTTAcacgtaaataataaattatttctacaaaAATCAATCCATAAGTTTCCAATTCCACAAGCTTCCACAAACCTAGTACAGATTACGACAGATACCGTCGGTATagtagttttttattttacgacgaAAGAAGTTTGTACTTTATTGAACGTCGGCGAGATAAATTCCTGTTTTATCG encodes:
- the LOC127071911 gene encoding uncharacterized protein LOC127071911, with protein sequence MESIVKLAAPHEKAVLQKYVNRSALLHIFLTFGFYLSSTNIVLGPIFLSQSLPTFAVYPFDTASHPVYEIVYLTQAITGIQASTGATIDCQVALLLWFAGARFEMLEIEIANSVDEYDLNRCIEKHRQILSYAEKVVKTVRFVILATVGITTILIIFSEINYIYSLL
- the LOC127071912 gene encoding odorant receptor 30a-like, which translates into the protein MVFNITPETALKFTKMSVVIMGCWPPPLNATKKQLLLRDIYWWMSFVIATFLLLALINGIYEHRRNTLITIQTTCILAGVCQMCIKMVILRKQRWKFQSIILEMENFVKRANPLEKTILQNYVNRCAVFHLTTTIGFYVICSGLILGPAILSQPFPTFAKYPFQVDSHPIYDIVYFQQAFVGMLATVGGTIDCQAAVLLWFASARFEILCIELTRFIDLFDLNCCIRKHLHLLRYAEDVVISVRYIIFITTCISTLIMIFGGLQLIFAKSTIVKIQFVILVIGSAIQLFLCSRPAENLSGMSTAIGLSVYNSNWIGQSTEVLKNICILIQRSQKPVIVSISGVLPALSLKYYASFLSSSFSYFTTLRAAVI